A stretch of DNA from Noviherbaspirillum sedimenti:
CGAGACGCTCGCCGATTACCTGCGCACGGGGCCGACCGAGAAGGAACTGCAGGCGGCCAAGGACAACCTGATCGGCGGCTTCCCGCTGCGTATCGACAATAACCGCAAGATCCTGGCGAATATCGCCGTGATCGGGTTTTACCAGCTGCCGCTGGATTACCTCGATACCTGGACTGCGAATGTCGCCAAGGTCAGCCGTGCCGACATCCAGGCCGCGTTCCAGCGCAAGGTCGCCGTCGACAAGCTCGCCACCATCATCGTTGGCAATGCCGGTAGTACCGGAAGTGCCGGCACCACCAAATAACACCAAATGGCATTAAATAGCAGCCGGGTTTCCATGCACAAGCCTCAAGGAAAAAAAAGCGTCGCGCACCAGGTGCGCATTATCGGCGGACAGTGGAAACGCACGCCTTTGCCGGTGGCCGACGCCGCCGACTTGCGGCCGACCCCGGACCGGGTGCGTGAAACCGTGTTCAACTGGATCAACCATCTGTTCGATGGCGCCTGGGAAGGGCGGGCCTGCCTGGACCTGTTTGCCGGCAGCGGTGCGCTGGGTTTCGAAGCTGCCAGCCGCGGCGCGGCCAGGGTGCTGATGGTGGAGAACCATGTGCCGGCATTGCGCCAGCTGGAAGCAGTGAAAGACAAGTTGCAAGCCGCGCAAGTGACGATTGCGCGCGGCGATGCCCTGGCCAAGCTGCGCGAACTGGGGGGCGGGCGGCGCGAGGCTGCCTTCGACGTCATTTTCCTCGACCCGCCCTATCATCAGGACTGGCTGGCCAAACTCCTGCCACAATGCGCCGCGCTGCTGCAACCTGGCGGGCTGGTGTACGCGGAAGCGGAGATGCCGCTGACCGGGCTTGACGCAGCATGGCTGGCCGATTGGGACATCGTCCGTGCCGACAAGGCAGGTATGGTTTTTTACCATCTATTACAATGCAGAAATGTGACAAGAATTCAGGCATAATGCGCGTTCCTTATTCCACGGAGTCCCTATGGTCACCGCAATTTATCCAGGTACGTTCGACCCGCTGACGCGCGGTCATGAAGATTTGGTACGGCGCGCCTCCGGCCTGTTCGATAAGCTGGTGGTCGGCGTGGCCGACAGCCAGAACAAGAAACCTTTTTTTACATTGGAAGAGCGCCTGTCGATCGCCAATGAAGTGCTGGGGCATTATCCCAACGTGCAGGTGGAAACCTTCTCGGGCTTGCTCAAGGATTTCGTGCGCGAGCATGAAGGCCGCGTGATCGTGCGCGGCTTGCGCGCCGTGTCCGACTTTGAATACGAATTCCAGATGGCCGGCATGAACCGTTACCTGTTGCCCGATGTCGAAACCTTGTTCCTGACGCCATCGGACCAGTACCAGTTCATCTCGGGCACCATCGTGCGCGAAATCGCCAGCCTGGGCGGCGACGTTTCCAAGTTTGTTTTCCCCTCGGTCGAGCGGTGGCTGAAGTCCAAGGTCGTTCTACCGAAAAAGTAATTATTTTGTCTGCAAGCGCTGGCTGTCGTCATCTTGCTGGAGTGGAGTTGAAATCATGGCATTGATGATTACAGACACGTGCCGCAGGGTTTCGCAAAGCAATGCTTTGCGCTGCGGTGCGCTCCGATCGCATGCAGGCGATCGGTGGAATCGTCTGGATAGCAGGGAGTTTGTGTCATGGCATTGATGATTACAGACGATTGTATCAACTGCGACGTCTGCGAACCGGAATGTCCGAACGATGCGATTTCGATGGGCCCGCTCATCTATGAAATCGATCCGCACAAATGCACCGAGTGCGTCGGCCATTACGATGAGCCGCAATGCCAGCAAGTTTGTCCGGTGAGTTGCATTCCCTTCAATCCGGAATGGCGCGAGACAAAAGAAGCGCTGCTGGCGAAATATGCAGAATTGCAGCAGGCGGCAAAGCCGGTTTGATACGGCCAGCCAGGCAAAATAAAAGGGACAGCGCGCTGTCCCTTTTATTTTGCCTGAATTTTGTTCGCGCTAAAATGCCAGCGCGACGTCGGCTTCCTGCCCCACCCGCAGTATCTGGTCTTCTCCCGCCAGCAAAATCGCATTCATGCCGAATGCCAGGCCGCCGTCGATCTTCGGGTCGGCGCGGTAAGTCTGCAGGATGTCGAGCGGGCTGGGACCTACTTCGCCGGTGGCCTGGTCGACGGCAGGAATGCGGCAGCGCGGACAGGGTTTGACCGGCTTGATCACGGCGCCGCCGATGGCGATGCTGGCGGCGAAATCCTCTTCATACGCACCGATGCCGTCGATGACGATGTTCGGCCGGAAGCGGTTCATCGGCAAGGCGGCGCGGCCCTGCACAAGCAGCTTTTCATTCAGGTCGTCCAGCGACGCCTGCGAAATCACCAGCAAGGGATAGCCATCGCCAAATAGCGTGGGCGCCTCGATGCCGCCGGTCCAACTGGTGCTGGCGATACGCCGCGCCTCGGGATGGAAACGCACCAGCCGGCAGTGAATGCCCAGGAATTTCGAAAACCATGTGGCGGTGATGTCGTCGCAGTCGTAAGCCTGGACGCTGTCATCCCACACTTTCACGGTAATCAGGCGCTCTTCGTCCGGGGGCGGCAGGCCGAGCGGTATTTCCAGGCGCAGCATGCCGGGGGCGCGCAATTCCAGCGTCTCCAGCCGGATCTTGGGCACGATGAGCGCCATGCGAGGATGGTCGCGCTGGGTGAGGAAATTGCCCTCGGCGTCCACCACCATCCATTCGCGGTCGTAGATATGATCGCTCATCAAGCCGGCGCGGGTGACGATGGCTGCGCGCAGGGGAATGCCGGCGCAGGATTTGACGGGGTAGAGGGTGAGGGCGGTGAGGGTGGGCATGGTGGGTGTATTGTGTGTCTTATGCCAGTTCCGCTTGTGCAAGCTGGTCGATGTCGCACTTGACGGCGCTGCGGTCGCGCCGCTCGGGCACGACCAGTGAATCCTTGTTGTCATGGTACTCGATGGTGCCATCAGCGG
This window harbors:
- a CDS encoding YfhL family 4Fe-4S dicluster ferredoxin, yielding MALMITDDCINCDVCEPECPNDAISMGPLIYEIDPHKCTECVGHYDEPQCQQVCPVSCIPFNPEWRETKEALLAKYAELQQAAKPV
- the coaD gene encoding pantetheine-phosphate adenylyltransferase; the protein is MVTAIYPGTFDPLTRGHEDLVRRASGLFDKLVVGVADSQNKKPFFTLEERLSIANEVLGHYPNVQVETFSGLLKDFVREHEGRVIVRGLRAVSDFEYEFQMAGMNRYLLPDVETLFLTPSDQYQFISGTIVREIASLGGDVSKFVFPSVERWLKSKVVLPKK
- the rsmD gene encoding 16S rRNA (guanine(966)-N(2))-methyltransferase RsmD, whose protein sequence is MHKPQGKKSVAHQVRIIGGQWKRTPLPVADAADLRPTPDRVRETVFNWINHLFDGAWEGRACLDLFAGSGALGFEAASRGAARVLMVENHVPALRQLEAVKDKLQAAQVTIARGDALAKLRELGGGRREAAFDVIFLDPPYHQDWLAKLLPQCAALLQPGGLVYAEAEMPLTGLDAAWLADWDIVRADKAGMVFYHLLQCRNVTRIQA
- a CDS encoding MOSC domain-containing protein; protein product: MPTLTALTLYPVKSCAGIPLRAAIVTRAGLMSDHIYDREWMVVDAEGNFLTQRDHPRMALIVPKIRLETLELRAPGMLRLEIPLGLPPPDEERLITVKVWDDSVQAYDCDDITATWFSKFLGIHCRLVRFHPEARRIASTSWTGGIEAPTLFGDGYPLLVISQASLDDLNEKLLVQGRAALPMNRFRPNIVIDGIGAYEEDFAASIAIGGAVIKPVKPCPRCRIPAVDQATGEVGPSPLDILQTYRADPKIDGGLAFGMNAILLAGEDQILRVGQEADVALAF